The Nocardia bhagyanarayanae region TCTGGGCGCAGGCTCCGGGGCGAGCTTCCCCGAGCTGGAAGAACGCGTGCTCGACGCATGGGCGGCCGACGACACCTTCCGCGCCGGCATCGAGAACCGTTCGGGTGCAGCGGAGTTCGTCTTCTACGACGGCCCGCCCTTTGCCAACGGTCTGCCGCATTATGGTCATTTGCTCACCGGCTATGTGAAGGATTTGATCCCACGTTTCCAGACGATGCGCGGCAAGCGCGTCGATCGGCGTTTCGGATGGGACTGTCACGGCCTTCCCGCGGAAATCGAAGCGGAAAAGCAGCTCGGTATCACGGACAAATCACAGATCGATGCCATGGGGTTGGCGGAATTCAATGCCGCGTGCAAATCCTCGGTGCTGCGCTACACCGGGGAATGGCGCGACTACGTCACCCGCCAGGCCCGCTGGGTCGACTTCGACAACGACTACAAGACCCTCGATCTCGACTTCATGGAGTCGGTCATGTGGGCCTTCAAGTCGCTCTACGACAAGGGCCTGATCTACCAGGGCTTCCGGGTGCTGCCCTACAGCTGGTACGAGCAGACGCCGCTGTCGAACCAGGAGACCCGCCTGGACGACGCCTACAAGATGCGTCAGGACCCGGCCGTCACCGTCGACATGGCGCTGCGCGTGCCCGATGACCATCCGCTGCGCGAGCTCGACGGCGCCAACGCGCTCATCTGGACCACCACGCCGTGGACCCTGCCGTCCAACCTGGCCGTGGCCGTGCACCCGAACGTGCGCTACGTGCATCTGCGCGCCGCCGACGGCAAGCGCTACCTGCTGGCCGCCGAGCGCGTCTCGCACTACACGCGGGAGTTCGGCGAGGAGCCGCAGGTGCTCGGCGAGTTCGACGGCGCGGCGCTGGTCGGTCTGTCCTACGCCCCGCCCTTCGACTTCTTCGTCGGCCACCCGAACGCGCACCGTGCGCTCGCCGCCGACTACGTGACCACCGATTCCGGCACCGGCATCGTGCACCTGGCTCCCGCCTTCGGTGAGGAGGACATGGAGGTCGCCTCGGCCAACGGCATCGAGATCGTGCAGCCGCTGGATCCGGGCGGCAAGTTCACCTCGATGGTGCCGCCGTACGAGGGCCTGATGGTCTTCGACGCCAACCCGGTGATCATCAAGGACCTCAAGGCCGCCGGAAAGCTGTTGCGCCACGAGACGATCGAGCACTCCTACCCGCACAGCTGGCGCTCCGGGCAGCCGCTGATCTACATGGCGGTGCCGTCCTGGTTCGTCGCGGTCACCAAGTTCCGCGACCGGATGGTCGAGCTGAACAAGCAGATCACCTGGGTGCCCGAGCACATCCGCGACGGCCAGTTCGGCAAGTGGCTGGAGGGCGCGCGCGACTGGAACATCAGCCGCAACCGCTACTGGGGCAGCCCGATCCCGGTGTGGGTCTCCGACGATCCGGCCTACCCTCGCGTCGACGTGTACGGCTCGCTGGACGAGCTCGAGCGCGACTTCGGCGTGCGCCCGACCGACCTGCACCGTCCCATGATCGACGAGCTGACTCGGCCGAACCCCGACGACCCGACCGGCAAGTCGACCATGCGCCGGGTGCCCGAGGTGCTGGACTGCTGGTTCGAGTCCGGCTCGATGCCCTACGCGCAGGTGCACTACCCGTTCGAGAACAAGGACTGGTTCGACGGGCACTTCCCTGGCGACTTCATCGTCGAGTACAACGGGCAGACCCGCGGCTGGTTCTACACCCTGCACGTCCTCTCGACCGCGCTGTTCGACAGCCCCGCCTTCAAAACCGTTGCTGCGCACGGCATCGTGCTCGGTGACGACGGGCTGAAGATGAGCAAGTCGAAGGGCAACTACCCGGACGTGAACGAGGTGTTCCACCGGGACGGCTCCGACGCGATGCGCTGGTTCCTGATGAGCTCGCCGATCCTGCGCGGCGGCAATCTCATCGTCACCGAGCGCGGCATCCGCGAGGGTGTCGGCCACGCGCTGCGTCCGCTGTGGAACGCGTGGACCTTCCTGCAGCTGTACGCCTCGAAGCCCGGCGTGTGGCGCACCGATTCGCCGCACGTGCTGGACCGCTACATCCTGGCGAAGCTGGCGCAAACCCGCGATGTGATGACCGACGCGCTGGAGGTCTACGACATCGCGGGCGCGTGCGAGGAGCTGCGCTCGTTCGCCGACGCGCTCACGAATTGGTATGTGCGCCGGTCGCGTTCGCGTTTCTGGTCGGAGGATCGCGACGCGGTCGACACCCTGCACACCGTGCTCGAGGTGGTGACCAGGCTGGCCGCGCCGCTGCTGCCGCTGATCGCCGAGGTGATCTGGCGCGGGCTCACCGGCGATCGCTCGGTGCACCTGGCCGACTGGCCGAAGGAGGGCGAGCTGCCGGAGGATCCCGAGCTGGTCGCCGCCATGGACGAGGTGCGCACGGTCTGCTCGACGGTGCTGAGCCTGCGCAAGGCCAAGAACCTGCGGGTGCGCCTGCCGCTGGCCGAGGTGACCATCGCGGCGGGCGACGCCGAGCGGTTGCGCCCGTATGCCGACATCATCGCCGACGAGGTCAACGTCAAGAAGGTCGATCTGACCACCGACGTCGCCGTGCACGGTCGCTTCGAGCTGGCGGTGAACGCCCGTGCCGCGGGTCCGCGCCTTGGCAAGGACGTGCAGACGGTGATCAAGGCGGTCAAGGCGGGGGAGTGGTCCGAGGACGCGGCCGGCGTCGTCAGCGCCGCCGGAATCACCCTGCTCCCCGAGGAATACAGCCAGCGGCTGGTCGCCGCCGAGCCCGAATCCACCGCGGCGCTGCCCGGTAACGCGGGTCTGGTGGTGCTGAACTCGGTGGTCACCGAGGAGCTCGAGGCCGAGGGCTGGGCCCGCGACCTGATCCGCGACCTCCAGGAGACGCGCAAGTCGCTCGGCTTGGACGTCTCCGACCGGATCACCGTGGTCCTCGAGGTCCCGGCCGAGCGCCTGGCATGGGCGCAGACCCACCGGGATCTGATCGCGGGTGAAATCCTCGCCACCGCACTCGATTTCGGCCCGGCGGGTGTCGGCGCCGCCGAACTGGTCGGCGGTGTCAAGGCCGCGGTGACCAAGGCCTGAGCCGGTCGTCGGGGTGGGCGTCGTCGTCCACCCCGACGACCCGACTCGACCCGATGGCGGTCGAGGACGCGCAGCGGTAGTGATCTAGATCACACGCTGATGATTTGCTGGAAACCTCTCCTGTTTCCGGAAAGCCCGGCAGAATCGGGCCTGTTGCTGTTGGTACGCAGATCGATCACTGGTGCCGCAGTGATTCTCGTGAGGCATGTTCTACCTGATGTGCGCTGTTCGGCGAGTTATGCGGCCGGATGGGCGCGGAGGTCTGCGGCTCCCCTCCGATGACGAGGGCGGCGCCGCGCGTCAGCGAGGCCGTCAGTCGCGGCCTGTTCGCCGGACCGACAGGAGAGGTGCGTTTCGTGATCGGAAAACCGTTGCGCCGACTATTCGTCGGCCTTGTCGTCACCACGATCGTCACCCTGTTGCTCGCCGGACCCGCCTGGGCCGACACCGGCAGCGCCTCGGGCAGCGGCCCCGGTTCGGCGTCCGGAAGCTCGAGCGGTTCGGCGGCGTTGCCGCTGCCGAGTCCACGCGGCCTCGCCGCACTGGCCATCGCCACGACTCAGACCGGCAAGCCCTACGTGTGGGGCGGCACCGGCCCGCACGGCTGGGACTGCTCGGGGCTCGTCCAGTGGTCGTTCCGGCAGGTCGGCGTCGATATGCCGAGGACGACCTGGCAGCAGGCGACCGCGGGCGTCCCGGTGCCGGTCCGCGCGATGGCGCCGGGCGACGTCGTCGTGCTGAACGACGACGGCTCGCACGTCGGCATCTACGCCGGTTTCGGGCAGATCTTCAACGCCTACGGTCGCGGCGTCCCGGTCGGCCTCGCACCGCTCCGGCAGTTCACGATCTACGCCGTCCGCCGGTTCTGACGGCGCGTAAACCGTTGTGTTCAGGCGAGGTGGTCGGTGGCCAGCCCGCGAAGCAGCGGGCCGTACTCCGGATGCGCCAGCGCCGAGGCGAACTGGGCGACCAGGTAGTCGCCCGGATTGCCGGTGTCGTACCAGCGGCCGCGAATCACCTGACCGAACACCGGATTGTCCGAGGCGTGCACGTTGATGGCGTCGGTGAGGTAGACCTCGCCGGTGCGGTGCTCGTACCAGGCCGCGGTCTGCCTGCGCAGCTCGTCGACGATCCCGGGGGTCACCACGTAGCCACCGATGGCGGCGTAGGCCGACGGCGCGTCCTCGGGCTTGGGCTTCTCCATGAGGCCGGTGATACGCAGCAGGCCGTTGCCCTGATCGTCGGCGACGACCGGGACGCCGTAGCGCTTGGACTCGGCCGGGTTCATCGGCATCAGCGCCAGCACCGGCGCCGCGGTGGCCTCGTAGGCGTCGATGAGCTGCTGTGCGCGCGGCACCTCGGCCACGAACACGTCGTCGGGCCAGAGCACGAGCATCGGCTCGTCACCGGCGTTGCGGGCGGCGTTGAGCACCGGGGTGCCGTTGCCGTAGGGGCCGTGCTGGTCCAGGTAGGTGATGTGGCCGAGGCGGGACAGTTCCCCGACCTCCTCCACGGCGTCGGCGTAGGCGGTCTTGCCGTCCGCGCGCAACTGCGCCACGAGGGCGGGATTGGGGCGGAAGTGGTCCTGGATCAACGACTTTCCGCCGCTGACCACGATGGTGATGTCGGTGATGCCGGAGGCGACCAGCTCGCGGACGGTGTGCTCGATGACCGGCTTGTCGCCGACCGGCAGCATCTCTTTCGGGATGGCCTTGGTCAGCGGGAGCAACCGGGAGCCGATACCGGCCGCCGGGATGACTGCCTTACGGATCTTCATGCGTCCGATCATCACATACGAACCGGCGGGCAAGGCGCGATCCCCGTCGTTCGTTGCCGTGTCGAAAAACCTGGCGCGCGATGTATCGGCCCAGGTCAACGCCGCTGGATCGCGGTGCGGGCGGCGGCAGGGGCGCTCCGCAGATCCCCAGCTATCGATCAGGCAACGCCCAGCCGCCGCGGCGGCGAACCTGTCGGTGCGTTGGCGTAGATTCCGGTCGTGCGGACGGATCGGGCGATGGAGAAGGCGGCGGTCGGCCGCACCTCCAGGCGCTGGGTGCTGCACATAGATATGGACGCGTTCTTCGCCTCGGTCGAGCAGCTGACCCGCCCGACCCTGCGCGGCCGTCCGGTCCTCGTCGGCGGCACCGGAGGGCGCGGCGTCGTCGCGGGGGCCAGCTACGAGGCGCGGGTCTTCGGCGCGCGCTCGGCGATGCCGATGCACCAGGCCAAGCGCCTGGTCGGGGTCACCGCCGTGGTGGTGCCGCCGCGCGGCGCGGTGTACGGGGTGGTCAGCGGCCGGGTGTTCGAGGCGCTGCGCAGCCGCATCCCGGTGCTGGAGACGCTCTCGTTCGACGAGGCGTTCGGCGAACCGGAGGAACTGGCCGGCGCCGACGCGGATCGGGTCTACGAATTCTGCGCGGAGCTGCGCGCGCTGGTGCGCGAGCGCACCGGCCTGGTCGCCTCGGTCGGCGCGGGCAGCGGCAAGCAGCTCGCCAAGATCGCCTCCGGCCTGGCCAAACCCGACGGCATCCGGGTGGTCGCGCCCGACGAGCAGCAGGCACTGCTCGCCGGGCTTCCGGTGCGCAAGCTGTGGGGGATCGGCCCGGTCGCCGAGGGCAGGTTGCGTTCGCTCGGCATCGAGACGGTCGGCGCCTTCGCCGCGCTGCCCGAATCGGAGGCCGTGTCGTTGCTCGGCGGCAGCGTCGGGGCCGCGCTGCACCGGCTGGCCCGGGGCATCGACGACCGGCCGGTCGCCGAGCGCGCCGAGGCCAAGCAGATCAGCGCCGAGAACACCTACGAGACCGACATCGTCACCCTGGCCCAGCTGCGGCCCGCGATCGAGACCATGGCCGCGGCCGCGCACGCCAGGCTCGGCAAGGACGGCCGGGCCGCGCGCACGGTGGTGCTGAAACTGAAGAAGTCGGATATGAGCGTGGTGACGCGCTCGTTCACGCTGCCTTACGCCACCACCGACCTGGTCACGCTGACCACCGCCGCCCAGCGGTCGGCGATCGATCCCGCCGAGCTCGGCCCGATCCGCTTGGTCGGCGTCGGCTTCGGTGGGCTGTCCACGGTGCGGCAGGAGTCGCTCTTCCCGGAACTGGACCAGAGCCCGGCCGACGACACGCTCGATCCCGAATGGGAATCGAGCGAGCCCGCGGCGCCCGCCGCCGAGCCGAGCCCGTCCGCGAGCCTCTGGTACCCGGGAATGGATGTGGCGCACCCGGATTACGGACACGGGTGGGTGCAGGGAGCGGGGCACGGCGTGGTCACCGTGCGCTTCGAGACCAGTTCGACAGGGCCGGGCCCGGCGCGTACCTTCAGCGCCGACGACATCAGTCTGTCCCGGGCGGATCCGCTCGGCAGTCTCGACTGACCGGTAGCCTGATGCCTCGGGCAGTGCCGCCGGTTCTTGGTGGACGCTGCCGCGGTTACGACACGGACCCCTCCTCGAACGCAAAGGACGAGCAGTTGAAGCTTCGTACGACTGGACGCATCGCGATCGCTGGCCTCGCCATCGTTGCCACCCTGGGCCTGACCGCCTGTGGTGGCGACGACTCGAGTGACACCGCCAAGACGACCAAGACGACGACCAGCGCCAAGGCAACCACCGCTCAGGCGAACCTGCCCGCGGTGCCGACCGTGGCGGAGCTGAACGCGCAGCTGCAGAAGGCGCTCGACCCGGCGGTGCCCAACTCGGAGAAGCTGGAGATGGTGCAGGGCGCCGAGGCCGATCCCGAGCTGCCCGGCCGGCTGGCCGAGGCTTACGCGCAGACCGGGGCGAGCGTCGTGGTGACCGAGGTGACCGCCTTCGGCGACACCATCAACGCCAAGGCCAAGATCGTGCTGAACAACCAGGAGAACATCGCCGACGTGCCGTTCGTCGCCGAGGACGGCAAGTGGAAGGTCCAGAAGGCGTGGGCCTGCCAGATGCTGACCGCGCTCGGCCAGCAGTCGACCGCCTGCGCCTGATTCACGGTGTCGCGGCCCGGGCCTGAATCCGGGCCGCGACCAACCCGCTTCCCGGCGGCCGAGTCGGTCCGCCGAAGTGACGCGTTGGCGAGAATCCGCAGATCAGCCGCCTGATTCGCCGGTAGACCCGCGCTCGGAGCGGGCGTCGGGTTTCGCTCTCAGATTCGATCGTTACTATCTGGCCTCGTGGCTGACACGATGGTGTGGGCGGGGCAGCCGTCCGTCGAGGAATCGGGACCCCGGACGGCACAACGGAATACGAGCG contains the following coding sequences:
- the ileS gene encoding isoleucine--tRNA ligase; translated protein: MADDSKSAYPRVDLGAGSGASFPELEERVLDAWAADDTFRAGIENRSGAAEFVFYDGPPFANGLPHYGHLLTGYVKDLIPRFQTMRGKRVDRRFGWDCHGLPAEIEAEKQLGITDKSQIDAMGLAEFNAACKSSVLRYTGEWRDYVTRQARWVDFDNDYKTLDLDFMESVMWAFKSLYDKGLIYQGFRVLPYSWYEQTPLSNQETRLDDAYKMRQDPAVTVDMALRVPDDHPLRELDGANALIWTTTPWTLPSNLAVAVHPNVRYVHLRAADGKRYLLAAERVSHYTREFGEEPQVLGEFDGAALVGLSYAPPFDFFVGHPNAHRALAADYVTTDSGTGIVHLAPAFGEEDMEVASANGIEIVQPLDPGGKFTSMVPPYEGLMVFDANPVIIKDLKAAGKLLRHETIEHSYPHSWRSGQPLIYMAVPSWFVAVTKFRDRMVELNKQITWVPEHIRDGQFGKWLEGARDWNISRNRYWGSPIPVWVSDDPAYPRVDVYGSLDELERDFGVRPTDLHRPMIDELTRPNPDDPTGKSTMRRVPEVLDCWFESGSMPYAQVHYPFENKDWFDGHFPGDFIVEYNGQTRGWFYTLHVLSTALFDSPAFKTVAAHGIVLGDDGLKMSKSKGNYPDVNEVFHRDGSDAMRWFLMSSPILRGGNLIVTERGIREGVGHALRPLWNAWTFLQLYASKPGVWRTDSPHVLDRYILAKLAQTRDVMTDALEVYDIAGACEELRSFADALTNWYVRRSRSRFWSEDRDAVDTLHTVLEVVTRLAAPLLPLIAEVIWRGLTGDRSVHLADWPKEGELPEDPELVAAMDEVRTVCSTVLSLRKAKNLRVRLPLAEVTIAAGDAERLRPYADIIADEVNVKKVDLTTDVAVHGRFELAVNARAAGPRLGKDVQTVIKAVKAGEWSEDAAGVVSAAGITLLPEEYSQRLVAAEPESTAALPGNAGLVVLNSVVTEELEAEGWARDLIRDLQETRKSLGLDVSDRITVVLEVPAERLAWAQTHRDLIAGEILATALDFGPAGVGAAELVGGVKAAVTKA
- a CDS encoding NlpC/P60 family protein encodes the protein MIGKPLRRLFVGLVVTTIVTLLLAGPAWADTGSASGSGPGSASGSSSGSAALPLPSPRGLAALAIATTQTGKPYVWGGTGPHGWDCSGLVQWSFRQVGVDMPRTTWQQATAGVPVPVRAMAPGDVVVLNDDGSHVGIYAGFGQIFNAYGRGVPVGLAPLRQFTIYAVRRF
- a CDS encoding UTP--glucose-1-phosphate uridylyltransferase: MKIRKAVIPAAGIGSRLLPLTKAIPKEMLPVGDKPVIEHTVRELVASGITDITIVVSGGKSLIQDHFRPNPALVAQLRADGKTAYADAVEEVGELSRLGHITYLDQHGPYGNGTPVLNAARNAGDEPMLVLWPDDVFVAEVPRAQQLIDAYEATAAPVLALMPMNPAESKRYGVPVVADDQGNGLLRITGLMEKPKPEDAPSAYAAIGGYVVTPGIVDELRRQTAAWYEHRTGEVYLTDAINVHASDNPVFGQVIRGRWYDTGNPGDYLVAQFASALAHPEYGPLLRGLATDHLA
- a CDS encoding DNA polymerase IV → MEKAAVGRTSRRWVLHIDMDAFFASVEQLTRPTLRGRPVLVGGTGGRGVVAGASYEARVFGARSAMPMHQAKRLVGVTAVVVPPRGAVYGVVSGRVFEALRSRIPVLETLSFDEAFGEPEELAGADADRVYEFCAELRALVRERTGLVASVGAGSGKQLAKIASGLAKPDGIRVVAPDEQQALLAGLPVRKLWGIGPVAEGRLRSLGIETVGAFAALPESEAVSLLGGSVGAALHRLARGIDDRPVAERAEAKQISAENTYETDIVTLAQLRPAIETMAAAAHARLGKDGRAARTVVLKLKKSDMSVVTRSFTLPYATTDLVTLTTAAQRSAIDPAELGPIRLVGVGFGGLSTVRQESLFPELDQSPADDTLDPEWESSEPAAPAAEPSPSASLWYPGMDVAHPDYGHGWVQGAGHGVVTVRFETSSTGPGPARTFSADDISLSRADPLGSLD